In one Streptomyces marincola genomic region, the following are encoded:
- a CDS encoding DUF6807 domain-containing protein, which translates to MTARLTVVHTVGERVAVHADGTEILSYVHRPDPEPYESRKPYAHPVRTLAGNLVTGYRPNDHRWHKGIQMTASHLSEQNFWGGNSYLTGKGYQRVPERVGRMRHDGFTRIDATDDRVDLAEDLTWISHGEEEWAREERTLAVHSVRPADGAWALDWTIRLTNIRAEPLHFGSPTTAGREMAGYTGLHWRGPRDFTDGQILTPAGPATDRDTMGTPAADVPWIAFTTEHDDIDAHSTLVFAHAPENSGPAAVHPSHWFVRSASTPTVAFSWAFFEEFELAPRASFFYRYRVVVADGAWDAARVGQYLDGLGW; encoded by the coding sequence GTGACCGCACGACTCACCGTTGTCCACACCGTCGGTGAACGCGTGGCCGTCCACGCCGACGGCACCGAGATCCTGTCGTACGTGCACCGCCCCGACCCCGAACCGTACGAATCCCGCAAGCCCTACGCCCACCCGGTGCGCACCCTCGCGGGGAACCTCGTCACCGGCTACCGGCCCAACGACCACCGCTGGCACAAGGGCATCCAGATGACCGCCAGCCACCTGTCGGAGCAGAACTTCTGGGGCGGCAACTCCTACCTGACCGGCAAGGGGTACCAGCGCGTGCCCGAACGCGTCGGCCGGATGCGCCACGACGGATTCACCCGCATCGACGCCACGGACGACCGGGTCGACCTGGCGGAGGACCTCACCTGGATCAGCCACGGCGAAGAGGAATGGGCCCGCGAGGAACGCACCCTCGCCGTCCACTCCGTGCGCCCCGCCGACGGTGCGTGGGCCCTGGACTGGACGATCAGACTCACCAACATCCGGGCGGAACCCCTGCACTTCGGCAGCCCCACCACCGCGGGCCGGGAGATGGCCGGCTACACCGGTCTCCACTGGCGGGGCCCGCGGGACTTCACCGACGGGCAGATCCTGACACCCGCGGGGCCCGCGACCGACCGGGACACCATGGGCACCCCCGCGGCCGACGTCCCCTGGATCGCCTTCACCACCGAGCACGACGACATCGACGCCCACTCCACCCTCGTGTTCGCCCACGCCCCGGAGAACTCCGGCCCGGCCGCCGTCCACCCCTCGCACTGGTTCGTGCGCTCGGCCTCCACCCCCACCGTCGCCTTCTCCTGGGCGTTCTTCGAGGAGTTCGAACTCGCCCCCCGCGCCTCCTTCTTCTACCGGTACCGCGTGGTCGTCGCCGACGGGGCCTGGGACGCCGCGCGCGTCGGCCAGTACCTGGACGGCCTGGGCTGGTAG
- a CDS encoding Gfo/Idh/MocA family protein, whose protein sequence is MAARRIRAAVVGTGAIVTHGHLPALAAHAADAELVAAVDIDTARLDAFREHTATVDGIGTPAGYTDLGAMLDTERPDLVILGTPPALHREQALAALRAGAWVWCEKPLCLSLAEFDEISAAERDGGPYLAVVAQHRYGSGTEHARALLDSGALGTPLVAHCQTTWYRDDAYYGVPWRGRWSSEGGGPTMGHGIHQTDLLLHLLGDWTEIRAMAARLVHDIESEDVSTALVRFAGGTMATVVNSVLSPDQVSRIRIDCADATVELTHLYGHSNADWRYTPRPGLDDDARVTRWRTPAADRPSSHTAQLAGVLDALRAGTRPPGSGTDARRSLEFNAALYKAAFTGLPVRAGEITENDPYYRAMHGNHPDWAPKETQ, encoded by the coding sequence ATGGCTGCACGCCGCATCAGGGCCGCCGTCGTCGGGACAGGCGCCATCGTCACGCACGGCCACCTGCCGGCCCTCGCCGCCCACGCGGCGGACGCCGAACTCGTCGCCGCCGTCGACATCGACACCGCCCGCCTCGACGCCTTCCGCGAACACACCGCCACCGTCGACGGCATCGGCACCCCCGCCGGATACACCGACCTCGGCGCCATGCTCGACACCGAACGGCCCGACCTGGTCATCCTCGGCACGCCACCGGCCCTCCACCGCGAACAGGCCCTCGCCGCCCTGCGCGCCGGCGCCTGGGTGTGGTGCGAGAAACCCCTCTGCCTGTCCCTCGCCGAGTTCGACGAGATCTCGGCGGCCGAACGCGACGGCGGCCCCTACCTGGCCGTCGTCGCCCAGCACCGCTACGGCTCGGGCACCGAGCACGCCCGCGCACTCCTCGACAGCGGCGCCCTCGGCACGCCCCTCGTCGCCCACTGCCAGACCACGTGGTACCGCGACGACGCCTACTACGGCGTGCCCTGGCGCGGACGCTGGAGCAGCGAAGGCGGCGGCCCCACCATGGGGCACGGCATCCACCAGACCGACCTGCTCCTCCACCTCCTCGGCGACTGGACCGAGATCCGCGCCATGGCCGCCCGCCTCGTCCACGACATCGAGAGCGAGGACGTCTCCACCGCCCTGGTGCGCTTCGCGGGCGGCACCATGGCCACCGTGGTCAACAGCGTTCTGTCCCCCGACCAGGTCAGCCGCATCCGCATCGACTGCGCCGACGCCACCGTCGAACTCACCCACCTCTACGGCCACAGCAACGCGGACTGGCGCTACACCCCGCGCCCCGGCCTCGACGACGACGCCCGCGTCACCCGCTGGCGGACCCCGGCCGCCGACCGGCCCAGCTCGCACACAGCCCAACTCGCCGGCGTGCTCGACGCCCTGCGGGCCGGCACCAGGCCCCCCGGCAGCGGAACGGACGCCCGCCGCTCCCTCGAATTCAACGCCGCTCTCTACAAGGCCGCCTTCACCGGCCTCCCCGTCCGCGCGGGGGAGATCACCGAGAACGACCCCTACTACCGGGCCATGCACGGCAACCACCCCGACTGGGCACCCAAGGAGACGCAGTGA
- the pyk gene encoding pyruvate kinase: protein MRRAKIVCTLGPATDSYERIAALVEAGMDVARLNLSHGAHREHELRYQRVRRAATEWGRSVGILADLQGPKIRLGSFKEGPVLLEPGDEFTITTEDVTGDQHHCGTTYPGLAGDVVPGERILVDDGRVALEVVAVDGPRVRTRVVEGGLVSDHKGLNLPGVAVSVPALSTKDIDDLRWALRTGVDIIALSFVRSGDDIKDVHRVMAEEGRFLPVIAKIEKPQAEANLQDIVDAFDGIMVARGDLGVEVPLEAVPLVQKRAVKLAKRNAKPVIVATQMLDSMIESSRPTRAEASDVANAVMDGTDAVMLSGETSVGRYPVETVRTMSRIVAASEEDLLSRGLPPLAQGGKPRTQGGAVARAAAEIGDFLDAKLLVAFTQSGDTARRLSRYRSPIPVVAFTPDPATHAQLTLTWGVETYLVPTVSTTDDMVAQMDEQLLRIGRCRKGDTVVMTAGSPPATPGTTNLVRVHRVGEDDAPQH, encoded by the coding sequence ATGCGCCGAGCGAAAATTGTCTGCACACTTGGTCCCGCCACCGACTCATATGAGCGCATTGCCGCGCTGGTGGAGGCGGGAATGGACGTGGCCAGGCTCAACCTCAGCCATGGCGCCCACCGTGAGCACGAGCTGCGCTACCAGCGGGTCCGCCGCGCCGCCACGGAATGGGGACGCAGCGTCGGAATTCTGGCCGACCTCCAGGGACCCAAGATTCGCCTCGGCAGCTTCAAGGAAGGCCCGGTCCTCCTCGAACCCGGCGACGAATTCACCATCACCACGGAAGACGTCACCGGTGACCAGCACCACTGCGGCACCACCTACCCCGGCCTCGCCGGCGACGTCGTCCCCGGCGAGCGCATCCTCGTCGACGACGGCCGCGTCGCCCTCGAAGTCGTCGCCGTCGACGGCCCCCGCGTCCGCACCCGCGTCGTCGAAGGCGGTCTGGTCTCCGACCACAAGGGCCTCAACCTCCCCGGCGTCGCCGTCTCCGTGCCCGCCCTGTCCACCAAGGACATCGACGACCTGCGCTGGGCCCTGCGCACCGGCGTCGACATCATCGCCCTCTCGTTCGTGCGCAGCGGCGACGACATCAAGGACGTCCACCGCGTCATGGCCGAGGAAGGGCGCTTCCTCCCCGTCATCGCCAAGATCGAGAAGCCGCAGGCCGAGGCCAACCTCCAGGACATCGTCGACGCCTTCGACGGCATCATGGTCGCCCGCGGCGACCTCGGCGTCGAAGTCCCCCTCGAAGCCGTCCCGCTCGTCCAGAAGCGCGCCGTCAAACTCGCCAAGCGCAACGCCAAGCCCGTCATCGTCGCCACCCAGATGCTCGACTCCATGATCGAGTCGTCCCGCCCCACCCGCGCCGAGGCGTCCGACGTCGCCAACGCCGTCATGGACGGCACGGACGCCGTCATGCTCTCCGGCGAGACCAGCGTCGGCAGGTACCCGGTCGAGACCGTCCGCACCATGAGCCGCATCGTCGCCGCCTCCGAGGAGGACCTGCTCTCCCGGGGCCTCCCGCCGCTCGCCCAGGGCGGCAAGCCGCGCACCCAGGGCGGCGCGGTCGCCCGGGCCGCCGCCGAGATCGGCGACTTCCTCGACGCGAAGCTCCTCGTCGCCTTCACCCAGAGCGGCGACACCGCGCGCCGGCTCTCCCGCTACCGCTCGCCCATCCCCGTGGTCGCGTTCACCCCCGACCCCGCCACCCACGCCCAACTCACCCTCACCTGGGGAGTCGAGACCTACCTGGTGCCCACCGTCAGCACCACCGACGACATGGTGGCCCAGATGGACGAGCAACTCCTGCGCATCGGCCGCTGCCGCAAGGGCGACACCGTGGTCATGACCGCGGGCTCGCCGCCCGCCACCCCGGGCACCACCAACCTGGTGCGCGTGCACCGCGTCGGCGAGGACGACGCGCCACAGCACTGA
- a CDS encoding lysine N(6)-hydroxylase/L-ornithine N(5)-oxygenase family protein yields the protein MTPSRPHRVLDLAGIGIGPANLSLAALAQPRADLRTAWYEQRPAFHWHPGLLIEGTTLQVPFLADLVTLADPTSPWTFLNYLRARQRLYPFYFAERFHTPRAEYDAYCRWVSTHLEGLHFDHRVDAVHWDREAAVFTLDHTRLGTGATGRTHARNLVVGIGTAPHVPGALRTLADTATAPVVHSADYLDHRERLLAADHITVVGSGQSGAEVFLDLLRARPAGRERLHWLTRSPAFAPMEYSKLGLEHFTPDYTRYFHGLGEPVRDHLTARQWQLYKAIDAGTLAAIHDELYRRSITGGWPDTTLTPGVTVRAAHCRAEGGLLLHLDHAEQSTTSHLPTGALVLATGYRERPLAPLLSGLAPHLRRDAAGRHEVDDRYRLALDPSVTGTVYVQNAERHTHGVGAPDLGLLAHRSAVILNHLTGRDCYPLPERTAFTTFGLNTTGARAVAERRFAAEGTGQISPR from the coding sequence ATGACACCCAGCCGCCCCCACCGCGTCCTCGACCTCGCCGGCATCGGCATCGGCCCCGCCAACCTGTCCCTCGCCGCCCTCGCCCAGCCCAGGGCCGACCTGCGCACGGCCTGGTACGAGCAACGCCCCGCGTTCCACTGGCACCCGGGACTCCTCATCGAGGGCACCACCCTCCAAGTCCCCTTCCTCGCCGACCTCGTCACCCTGGCCGACCCCACCAGCCCGTGGACCTTCCTCAACTACCTCCGCGCCCGCCAGCGCCTGTACCCCTTCTACTTCGCCGAACGCTTCCACACGCCGCGCGCCGAATACGACGCCTACTGCCGCTGGGTCAGCACCCACCTCGAAGGACTCCACTTCGACCACCGCGTCGACGCCGTCCACTGGGACCGGGAGGCGGCCGTCTTCACGCTCGACCACACCCGCCTCGGCACCGGCGCCACCGGCCGCACCCACGCCCGCAACCTCGTCGTCGGCATCGGCACCGCCCCCCACGTCCCCGGCGCCCTGCGCACCCTCGCCGACACCGCCACCGCGCCCGTCGTGCACTCCGCCGACTACCTGGACCACCGCGAACGCCTCCTCGCCGCCGACCACATCACCGTCGTCGGCTCGGGGCAGTCCGGCGCCGAGGTCTTCCTCGACCTGCTCCGCGCCCGCCCGGCCGGCCGCGAACGACTCCACTGGCTCACCCGCAGCCCCGCGTTCGCCCCCATGGAGTACAGCAAGCTCGGCCTCGAACACTTCACGCCCGACTACACCCGCTACTTCCACGGTCTCGGCGAACCCGTCCGCGACCACCTCACCGCCCGCCAGTGGCAGCTGTACAAGGCCATCGACGCCGGCACGCTCGCCGCCATCCACGACGAGCTGTACCGGCGGAGCATCACCGGCGGCTGGCCCGACACCACGCTCACCCCGGGCGTCACCGTCCGCGCCGCGCATTGCCGCGCCGAGGGCGGGCTCCTGCTGCACCTCGACCACGCCGAGCAGAGCACGACGTCCCACCTGCCCACCGGCGCGCTCGTCCTGGCCACCGGATACCGCGAACGCCCCCTCGCGCCGCTCCTGTCCGGCCTCGCCCCCCACCTGCGCCGCGACGCCGCCGGGCGCCACGAGGTCGACGACCGCTACCGGCTGGCACTCGACCCCTCGGTCACCGGGACCGTCTACGTGCAGAACGCCGAACGCCACACGCACGGCGTCGGCGCCCCCGACCTCGGACTCCTCGCCCACCGCAGCGCCGTGATCCTCAACCACCTGACGGGCCGTGACTGCTACCCGCTGCCCGAGCGCACCGCTTTCACCACCTTCGGCCTGAATACCACCGGCGCGCGCGCCGTCGCGGAACGACGTTTCGCCGCGGAAGGCACCGGGCAGATAAGCCCTCGATAA
- a CDS encoding pyridoxal phosphate-dependent decarboxylase family protein has translation MPVPTPADAARLAGAAAGPRALRPLLDTVLTALAEGAAARSGPLPAGGPDAVTRRLTELIGPTLPTHGTGPHDALRTLVTALAEGAADPADPHCAAHLHAPPLAVAVAADLAAAALNPSMDSWDQAPAASALEHRLARDLARLVHPQGPDPDALVTTGGTEANLIAALLARENLPAHLTLICGANAHHSVHRAAWLLGLPAPTVLPTPRGLLDPAAVHHALTTPRPPHRPHAPPALVIATAGTTDSGAIDPLHPIADIVAAHRPHRPTALHVDAAYGGPLLLSPTHRAKLTGLDRADTVTLDLHKLGWQPVAAGLLTTPDRAALTPLAQRADYLNAEDDTQAGLPDLLGRSLRTTRRPDILKIAATLRALGTSGLAELVDRTCRAAADLADLVAAEPRLTLHAPPTISTVLFRPAGATDQHVAAVRRRLLTEGRAVLGRARAHGPDGRPALWLKATLLNPFAQPNDLAALVKLVLDQDPEHADDRPTHRRSPQDTRP, from the coding sequence ATGCCCGTGCCCACCCCAGCCGACGCCGCCCGCCTCGCCGGCGCGGCCGCGGGCCCCCGCGCCCTGCGCCCCCTCCTCGACACCGTCCTCACCGCACTCGCCGAAGGCGCCGCCGCCCGCAGCGGCCCCCTGCCCGCCGGCGGACCCGACGCCGTCACCCGACGCCTCACCGAACTCATCGGCCCCACCCTCCCCACCCACGGCACCGGCCCCCACGACGCCCTCCGCACGCTCGTCACCGCACTCGCCGAAGGCGCCGCCGACCCCGCCGACCCCCACTGCGCCGCCCACCTGCACGCCCCGCCCCTCGCCGTCGCCGTCGCCGCCGACCTCGCCGCCGCGGCCCTCAACCCCTCCATGGACTCCTGGGACCAGGCACCCGCGGCCTCCGCGCTCGAACACCGACTGGCCCGTGACCTCGCCCGCCTCGTCCACCCCCAAGGCCCCGACCCCGACGCCCTCGTCACCACCGGCGGCACCGAGGCGAACCTCATCGCCGCACTGCTCGCCCGCGAGAACCTCCCTGCGCACCTCACCCTCATCTGCGGAGCCAACGCCCACCACAGCGTCCACCGCGCCGCCTGGCTCCTCGGCCTGCCCGCCCCCACCGTCCTGCCCACCCCCCGCGGACTCCTCGACCCCGCCGCCGTCCACCACGCCCTCACCACCCCGCGACCACCCCACCGGCCGCACGCGCCCCCCGCCCTCGTCATCGCCACCGCGGGCACCACCGACAGCGGCGCCATCGACCCGCTGCACCCGATCGCCGACATCGTCGCCGCCCACCGCCCCCACCGGCCCACCGCACTCCACGTCGACGCCGCCTACGGCGGCCCCCTCCTGCTCAGCCCCACCCACCGCGCCAAGCTCACCGGCCTCGACCGCGCCGACACCGTCACCCTCGACCTGCACAAACTCGGCTGGCAGCCCGTCGCCGCCGGACTCCTCACCACCCCCGACCGCGCCGCCCTCACCCCCCTCGCCCAACGCGCCGACTACCTCAACGCCGAGGACGACACACAAGCCGGCCTCCCCGACCTCCTCGGCCGCTCCCTGCGCACCACCCGCCGCCCCGACATCCTCAAGATCGCCGCCACCCTGCGCGCCCTGGGCACGAGCGGACTCGCCGAACTCGTCGACCGCACCTGCCGCGCCGCGGCCGACCTCGCCGACCTCGTCGCCGCGGAACCACGCCTCACCCTCCACGCGCCGCCCACCATCAGCACCGTCCTCTTCCGCCCGGCCGGCGCCACCGACCAGCACGTGGCGGCCGTCCGCCGGCGCCTGCTCACCGAGGGCCGCGCCGTCCTCGGGCGCGCACGCGCGCACGGCCCCGACGGACGCCCCGCCCTGTGGCTCAAGGCCACCCTGCTCAACCCCTTCGCCCAGCCGAACGACCTCGCCGCCCTCGTCAAACTCGTCCTCGACCAGGACCCCGAGCACGCCGACGACCGGCCCACGCACCGCCGTTCCCCCCAGGACACCCGCCCATGA
- the pepN gene encoding aminopeptidase N yields MAPLTRTEAEARAELLDVHRYEIDLDLTRGDRTFASTTTIRFTARRPGDTFAELRPTTLHRATLDGLDLDPHTLTDGRLPLPALTAGAHELTVTADMPYSRTGEGLHRFTDPADGLTYLYSMCFLADAPLVFAAFDQPDLKAVFDLAVTAPEDWTVLGNGIATPVTGQPGRHRCATTPPISTYLVAVAAGPYHSVRTEHAGLTFGLHVRRSLAEHLDKDADELLDITRRCFDHYHELFDEPYPFDSYDQAFVPEFNAGAMENPGLVTISENHIHRAAATDSQRADRAVTIAHEMAHMWFGDLVTLRWWDDIWLNESFADYLGYRVTNDATDHRPWPEFSTGRKQFGYDADQRASTHPVAPEPDAVPDTAAALLNFDGISYAKGASALRQLVTWLGDDAFLTGLNDHFARHRFGNATLADLVDAMTRASGRPVTDWADAWLRTTGPDTLTAGITTTEDAWHLRLAHAGARPHRLRLGTYTAEGTPLDRHDLDLPAAAGTTDHTYPGPRPDLVVLNDGDLTYAKIRLDPHSWNTARRTLSALPDPLTRTVLWTAARDMVRDGDLPPEDYLDTARGHLPAEPVTAILEAALAFATGPLAGRYLPHHRRPAALATLSDLAHELLAAGDTDPARRLVAARTAIDTATEPAPLRAWRQAGTLPGGPALDPELRWRLLRRLAALGATTEDEIDAEAARDTTAAGAEGAARCRAALPDPAAKEAAWEAMFGTADTLSNYLFRATAEGFWQHEQRELLTPWAARYFPAAVDLAARRGHTLGALAGRAAFPHTLTDPETLRLGEETLRRDDLTPALRRGLGDQLDELRRALAVLGR; encoded by the coding sequence ATGGCCCCACTGACACGCACAGAAGCGGAAGCCCGAGCGGAACTCCTCGACGTCCACCGCTACGAGATCGACCTCGACCTCACCCGAGGCGACCGCACGTTCGCCTCGACCACCACCATCCGCTTCACCGCGCGCCGGCCCGGCGACACGTTCGCCGAACTGCGGCCCACCACACTCCACCGCGCCACCCTCGACGGACTCGACCTCGACCCCCACACCCTCACCGACGGCCGGCTGCCCCTCCCCGCCCTCACCGCAGGCGCCCACGAACTCACCGTCACCGCCGACATGCCCTACTCCCGCACCGGCGAGGGACTGCACCGCTTCACCGACCCGGCGGACGGCCTCACCTACCTCTACAGCATGTGCTTCCTCGCCGACGCACCCCTCGTCTTCGCCGCCTTCGACCAGCCCGACCTCAAAGCCGTCTTCGATCTCGCCGTCACCGCCCCCGAGGACTGGACCGTCCTCGGCAACGGCATCGCCACCCCCGTCACAGGCCAGCCCGGACGCCACCGCTGCGCCACCACCCCGCCCATCAGCACCTACCTGGTGGCCGTCGCCGCCGGCCCCTACCACTCCGTGCGCACCGAACACGCGGGACTGACCTTCGGCCTGCACGTGCGGCGCTCCCTCGCGGAACACCTCGACAAGGACGCGGACGAACTCCTCGACATCACCCGCCGCTGCTTCGACCACTACCACGAACTCTTCGACGAGCCCTACCCGTTCGACTCCTACGACCAGGCATTCGTCCCCGAGTTCAACGCCGGCGCCATGGAGAACCCCGGCCTCGTCACCATCAGCGAGAACCACATCCACCGCGCCGCCGCCACCGACAGCCAGCGCGCCGACCGCGCCGTCACCATCGCCCACGAAATGGCCCACATGTGGTTCGGCGACCTCGTCACCCTCCGCTGGTGGGACGACATCTGGCTCAACGAGTCCTTCGCCGACTACCTGGGCTACCGGGTCACGAACGACGCCACCGACCACCGCCCGTGGCCCGAGTTCTCCACCGGCAGGAAGCAGTTCGGCTACGACGCCGACCAGCGCGCCTCCACCCACCCCGTCGCCCCGGAACCCGACGCCGTGCCCGACACCGCCGCCGCCCTCCTCAACTTCGACGGCATCTCCTACGCCAAAGGCGCCTCCGCCCTGCGGCAACTCGTCACCTGGCTCGGCGACGACGCGTTCCTCACCGGCCTCAACGACCACTTCGCCCGCCACCGCTTCGGCAACGCCACCCTCGCCGACCTCGTCGACGCCATGACCCGCGCCTCCGGCCGCCCCGTCACCGACTGGGCCGACGCCTGGCTGCGCACCACAGGACCCGACACCCTCACCGCCGGCATCACCACCACGGAGGACGCCTGGCACCTGCGCCTCGCACACGCCGGCGCACGACCCCACCGGCTGCGCCTGGGCACCTACACCGCAGAAGGAACCCCCCTCGACCGGCACGACCTCGACCTGCCCGCCGCGGCGGGCACCACGGACCACACCTACCCGGGCCCGAGGCCCGACCTCGTCGTCCTCAACGACGGCGACCTCACCTACGCCAAGATCCGCCTCGACCCGCACTCCTGGAACACCGCGCGCCGCACCCTGTCCGCCCTCCCCGACCCCCTCACCCGCACCGTCCTGTGGACCGCCGCACGCGACATGGTCCGCGACGGCGACCTGCCGCCCGAGGACTACCTCGACACCGCGCGCGGGCACCTGCCCGCCGAACCCGTCACCGCGATCCTCGAAGCCGCCCTCGCCTTCGCGACCGGCCCCCTCGCCGGACGCTACCTGCCCCACCACCGGCGGCCCGCCGCCCTCGCCACCCTCTCCGACCTCGCGCACGAACTCCTCGCCGCCGGCGACACCGACCCCGCCCGCCGCCTCGTCGCCGCCCGCACCGCCATCGACACCGCCACGGAACCCGCCCCCCTGCGCGCCTGGCGGCAGGCCGGCACCCTGCCGGGCGGCCCCGCGCTCGACCCCGAACTGCGCTGGCGCCTGCTGCGGCGACTCGCCGCCCTCGGCGCCACCACCGAGGACGAGATCGACGCGGAAGCCGCCCGCGACACCACCGCGGCCGGCGCGGAAGGAGCCGCCCGCTGCCGCGCCGCGCTCCCCGACCCCGCCGCCAAGGAAGCCGCCTGGGAAGCGATGTTCGGCACCGCGGACACCCTGTCGAACTACCTGTTCAGGGCCACCGCGGAAGGCTTCTGGCAACACGAGCAGCGCGAACTCCTCACCCCCTGGGCCGCCCGCTACTTCCCCGCCGCCGTCGACCTCGCCGCCCGGCGCGGCCACACGCTCGGCGCCCTCGCGGGCCGCGCGGCGTTCCCCCACACCCTCACCGACCCCGAGACCCTGCGCCTCGGCGAGGAGACCCTGCGCCGCGACGACCTCACCCCCGCCCTGCGCCGCGGCCTCGGCGACCAACTCGACGAACTGCGCCGCGCCCTCGCCGTCCTCGGCCGGTGA
- a CDS encoding chorismate mutase: MDSSSAGNNAPAPGELTQDVRDELATLRDSIDNIDAAIVHILAERFKATQRVGRLKARHSLPAADPAREARQITRLRELAENAKLDPAFAEKLLNFIIAEVIRHHETLANEAQGKGGTAQDRL; encoded by the coding sequence ATGGACAGCAGCAGTGCCGGAAACAACGCCCCGGCGCCCGGGGAACTGACCCAGGACGTGCGCGACGAACTGGCAACGCTCCGGGACAGCATCGACAACATCGACGCGGCGATCGTGCACATCCTCGCCGAGCGCTTCAAGGCCACCCAGCGCGTCGGCCGGCTCAAGGCCAGGCACAGCCTCCCCGCCGCCGACCCGGCCCGCGAGGCCCGCCAGATCACCCGCCTCCGGGAGCTCGCGGAAAACGCCAAACTCGATCCGGCCTTCGCCGAGAAGCTGCTGAACTTCATCATCGCCGAGGTCATCCGCCACCACGAAACACTCGCCAACGAAGCGCAGGGCAAAGGCGGGACCGCGCAAGACCGCCTCTGA